A window of the Salvelinus fontinalis isolate EN_2023a chromosome 14, ASM2944872v1, whole genome shotgun sequence genome harbors these coding sequences:
- the LOC129810979 gene encoding excitatory amino acid transporter 5-like has protein sequence MEELLLPTDGKETRYNNSSYSPRGDSGGKPMYDRVKTFLHGTFVVDLKQWLRGYLKLNGLLTLSVFAMLAGCLLGFMLRGSHLSTQAKIYFSFPGELLMRVLKMLILPLITSSLMSGLSSMESKACCRVGVLTVTYYLWTTFIAVVVGILLVIIIKPGVGTEMDSNRLGGGPVMTSADALLDLIRNMVPSNLIEATFQQYKTDLVHILKVPRVTVQPNFVYIMPDDSDPTGRTVFLELTPPPEIQYKTRAGSSQQMNVLGIVIFSATMGLLLGKIGERGAPLVNLCQCINECVMKIINTAVWYFPFGIIFLVAGKILDMQDPSTLGKKLGWYTITVLAGLFVHGLILLPFFYLILTQKNPFTFIRGLLQALVIALATSSSSATLPITMKCLLENCNVDRQIARFVLPVGATINMDGTALYEAVAAIFIAQVNDYELDFSQLVTISITATAASIGAAGIPQAGLVTMVIVLTSVGLPPDDITLIVTIDWVLDRFRTMINVLGDALAAGIIGHLCRKDFPRRPTGKSQPSYGTQNSHNMQNGVPMTELPLHKQDCCYDVMGDTVNERPTIYYNICQV, from the exons ATGGAGGAGCTACTACTGCCCACAGATGGCAAGGAAACACGGTACAACAATAGTTCGTATTCCCCAAGAGGAGACTCTGGGGGGAAACCCATGTACGATCGTGTCAAGACATTTTTACATGGGACTTTCGTCGTTGACTTGAAACAGTGGCTGAGGGGGTACTTGAAGCTCAACGGCTTGCTGACGCTCTCGGTTTTTGCCATGTTGGCCGGCTGTCTCCTGGGGTTCATGTTGAGAGGGAGCCATCTCTCTACCCAG GCTAAGATTTATTTTTCCTTCCCTGGAGAACTTCTCATGAGAGTGCTCAAAATGCTGATCCTCCCCCTCATCACGTCCAG tttaATGTCAGGCCTGTCGTCTATGGAGTCCAAAGCCTGTTGTCGTGTGGGTGTTCTCACTGTGACCTACTACCTGTGGACCACCTTCATTGCGGTGGTGGTGGGTATCCTGCTGGTGATCATCATCAAGCCCGGGGTGGGCACTGAGATGGACAGCAACAGGCTAGGAGGAGGGCCCGTCATGACTTCTGCTGATGCCTTGCTAGATCTCATTAG GAATATGGTTCCTTCCAATCTTATTGAGGCGACATTTCAACAG TACAAAACAGATCTGGTCCACATCCTGAAAGTCCCCAGGGTCACAGTGCAGCCCAACTTTGTGTACATCATGCCTGACGATAGTGACCCCACTGGTCGGACGGTGTTCCTGGAGCTCACTCCACCCCCTGAGATTCAATACAAGACCAGAGCTGGCAGCAGCCAACAGATGAATGTGCTGGGGATCGTCATCTTCTCTGCCACCATGG GGCTGTTACTGGGGAAAATAGGCGAGAGAGGAGCACCACTAGTTAACTTGTGTCAGTGTATCAACGAATGTGTCATGAAAATCATCAACACTGCTGTTTG gtATTTTCCATTTGGGATCATATTCCTCGTAGCTGGAAAAATCCTGGACATGCAGGACCCATCTACTCTTGGGAAGAAGCTGGGCTGGTACACCATCACTGTTCTGGCCGGGCTTTTTGTCCACggcctcatcctcctccccttcttctaCCTCATCCTGACTCAGAAAAACCCTTTCACTTTCATCAGAGGCCTGCTTCAAGCCTTGGTCATAGCACTGGCCACCTCCTCAAG ttCTGCCACTCTGCCCATTACTATGAAGTGCTTGCTGGAGAACTGCAATGTGGATCGGCAGATAGCTCGCTTCGTGCTGCCTGTGGGCGCCACCATTAACATGGACGGAACAGCTCTCTACGAGGCCGTGGCGGCCATCTTTATCGCCCAGGTCAACGATTATGAGCTGGACTTTAGCCAGCTGGTCACCATTAG TATAACAGCAACAGCTGCCAGCATAGGTGCTGCTGGGATCCCCCAGGCCGGCCTCGTCACCATGGTGATTGTGCTGACATCAGTGGGTCTGCCACCTGATGACATTACTCTCATTGTGACCATCGACTGGGTACT GGACAGATTCCGAACCATGATCAACGTGCTGGGAGACGCCCTGGCAGCAGGAATCATCGGGCACTTATGTCGGAAAGACTTTCCTCGCAGACCTACTGGCAAG TCACAACCTTCATATGGCACACAGAACTCTCACAACATGCAGAACGGTGTGCCTATGACCGAGCTGCCTCTGCACAAGCAGGACTGCTGCTATGATGTGATGGGGGACACAGTCAACGAGAGGCCTACCATCTACTACAACATCTGTCAAGTTTAA